The Sulfurimonas hongkongensis genome segment AATCGCCGTAATACTGCCAGCACCAAACGCGCCAACAAATGCCAAAAGTGAGTTTGATTCAAGAAGGGCTAAAACGCTCTCTTGCACAGTTACTCGTTTATCAGAGCTACTACTTCATCCACGCTCAAAACTCTGCCAGTGCTAACTACTTTGCCATCTATAACAAGTCCAGGAGTGCTTACCACTTGATACTCCATAATCTTCATAAGATCATCTACTTTCTCAATCTGAGCGAACTTCCCACTCTTTGCAACTGCTTCTTTGACTACTTTTTCTAAAGTGATGCATTTCGCACAACCTGTTCCTAATACTTCAATTTTCATAATAATTTTTCCTTTATATATAATAATATTAACCGTAATAACTCTTAGTAAACAAAATTTCTAGGAGCGCTAAGTTCATAGAGAGGGTCTATAAACTGCACTTTGGTTTTAAAGCCATGCAGGGCGAGGCTAAAGTTTCACTTTTGGCAAAGCTCATATTTGACTACTGGTAGAAGTTCTTTCTCCATTAAATCTAGTGTTCTTTCATACTCTCCAAACTCTTTGCCTGATGGGTCATCAAAACCCATATGTATAGTTTTTACTGCTCTTGGAAACATTGGGCAGGTCTCTTTTGCATGATCACACACAGTCACTATTAAGTCAAAGGGGGTATCTAAAACCGTTTCAATTACTTTTGAGTGGTACTTCTCTCTCCAATAGCCTTTCATCTCTAAAAGAGCTTTTGCATTTGGGTTTACTGCACCACTTGCTTTT includes the following:
- a CDS encoding thioredoxin family protein, whose protein sequence is MKIEVLGTGCAKCITLEKVVKEAVAKSGKFAQIEKVDDLMKIMEYQVVSTPGLVIDGKVVSTGRVLSVDEVVALINE
- a CDS encoding arsenate reductase ArsC; translated protein: MKKKVLILCSGNSCRSIMAEALINDKLEDSIEAQSSGVKASGAVNPNAKALLEMKGYWREKYHSKVIETVLDTPFDLIVTVCDHAKETCPMFPRAVKTIHMGFDDPSGKEFGEYERTLDLMEKELLPVVKYELCQK